The following is a genomic window from Paenibacillus thiaminolyticus.
GCCAACCACCCAAGCTCCACGCCTTCCACCCAATGGGATCTGCCTCTGCCCACTCAATCCCTACGCCAGCTTCCACAACGGATTCTGGCCTCCCGCTTGTGCCTCCGTCGCCTTCATAGCGGCTTCCGCTCTTCCATCCGCTCCCCCAGCAGTCTCCACATTGTGACGGAATGGCAGATTCATCGCATTCATTTTTCCACCGCCACTATTTTTGTCACCCGACCGGATGGTTACGACAGGTTCTTACGCTATTCCGTATCCTTTCCCCTTATTTCCGAGCGGCGCCAAGTTCAGAGCTGCAAAAAAATGACATACGTGGGCTCGCCCTCATGCCGTCTTACAATGGGCGAACCCTTGTCCGAACAGGCTTGTCCGTTTTCTCGCGCTGGACTCAACTGATGTCGGAAAGTTTTTTGGACGGGGCTCCTTTTTCTGACAAACTATTTCCAGCTCCTTCTCTATAATGAGAGGCACACATTTCAGAGAATAGGTGGTGCTTGGCATGAGTAAGACAAAGGTGATTCCGTTTCCGAAGAAGGGTTGGCAGAGCGGGGGGCAAGGAGAGAGCGAATGGGGCCTCCCTCATAACAGATGGCGGCTGGAACGATTCAAGCGGGTGCTTGGTACGCGGAAATGGACCTTCATGTTTGTGCTTATCGGGTTTTTGCTGGGACGGGCCATGATCTTGAACGAGCTGTTTCCGTTCGCCGCCGCGTTTTTTGCGGTCGTCTATTTTACGCGCCGCGAGCTGGCAACCTGGGTAGGGACGGCACTGCTGGCCGGAAGCTTATTCGCGCCGGAGCAGATCTCGCTCATGATGGGCATGCAGCTGCTGCTTATCGTACTGATGCACCGCGGCCTGAAAGCGTATGAACGGACCGATATGAACATGGCGCCGATTATCGTGTTCGCCGCCACACTGCTCGTTAAGCTGTTCGTGACATTTATGTCGACGGACCTGACCTGGTACGCTCTCGTGATGGATATGACGGATGCTGTGCTCGGTCTCGTCCTCACCCTTGTGTTTATACAAGCATTGCCCGTTCTGACGATGAGTAAACGCAACTATACACTGCGGGTGGAGGAAATGATCTGCCTGATGATTCTTCTGGCGTCGATTATGACCGGCGCCGTAGGCTGGACCGTCCAGTCGCTGCAGCTCGATCACATCATATCACGTTATTTCGTGCTGCTGTTCGCCCTGGTCGGCGGGGCCCCGCTTGGCGCCTCGGTCGGCGTCGTGCTCGGCTTGATTCTCGGCTTGGCGGAGCCGAATTCGCTGACGCAGATGAGCGTGCTGGCGTTTGCCGGCTTGTTGGCCGGACTGCTGAAGGACGGCAAGCGCTGGGTGGTTGCCTTCGGCATGCTGCTCGGGACGGCGATTCTGTCCGTCTATCTCGGGCCTCCTTCGGAGGTGATGGCATCGACCTGGGAGACGATCGCCGCCGCGGCGCTATTCTTGCTTACTCCTAAATCGATATGCGCCACCTTGGCCAAATATGTGCCGGGAACGAACGAGCATACGAAATCGCAGCATGAATATGCGAAGAGGATGCGCGACCTGACGGCGGAACGGGTTACCCAGTTCTCGGAGGTGTTCCGCCAACTGTCGAGCAGCTTCAAGCAGACCGCCCATACCGGCGATCCTCCGACGGTGGGAGAGGAGCGCAATCGGATGATTGAATCCGTGACCGCCGCTACCTGTCTCGGCTGCCCACGGCAGCAGGCCTGTTGGAACCATAAGTCGGTCCAGACGATGACGATGATGAATCAGATGATGAGCAAGGTCGAACAGGATACCGAGATCGTCTCTTACAAGGAGAAGCAACTGCCTCAGACGTGGAGGAGCCACTGCATGAAGGCGCCGAAGGTGCTTGCGCTGATGAGGGAGCATACGATTCGGCGGGCGCTGGACGAGCATTGGCAGAAGCAGATTTTGGACAGCCGCCATTTCGTTGCCGATCAGCTGGCGGGCGTCTCACAGGTTATGGATGATCTGGCCCAGGAGATTCGGCGCGAAGGACGGGAGCTGTTCATGCAGGAGGAGCAGATTCGGCAGGCCATGGAGGAGCTCGGGCTGTCCGTGCACCGCGTCGATATTTTATCGCTCGATGCCGGACGGATCGAGATCGAGATGATTCATTCCTTCACCGACGGCTATGACGAGTGCCGCAAACTCATCGCGCCGTTGCTGTCGGATATATTGGGCGAGCATATCGCCGTCAGAGAGGAGAGGTTAACCGGAACGGAAGGGCATGGTATGGTCACCTTCGTCTCGGCGAAGGCATTCGAGGTGGAGACCGGCATGGCCGGGGCCGCCAAAGGAGGGGATATGCTGTCGGGAGACAGCTTCAGTACGCTGGAGCTCGGCAGCGGGAAGTATGCAGTCGCCTTGAGCGACGGAATGGGCAACGGCGAGCGGGCCCGCATGGAGAGCAGCACCGCCTTGAAGCTGCTGTCCCAATTTCTGCAATCGGGCATCGACGAGAAGCTGGCGATCCAATCCGTCAATCAGGTGCTGACGCTGCGGTCGCCGGACGAGATCTACGCGACGGTCGATATGGCGATCATCGATCTGTATTCGGCCAAGACGACGTTCATGAAGAGCGGTTCCACGCCCAGCTTCATCAAGAGCGGAAAGGACGTGCGCTTAGTATCGGGCAGCAACTTGCCGATAGGTATTATACAGGATATTGATTTTGAGTTGATTGATTCGGCTTTGCAGCCGGGAGATATTTTGATTATGATGACGGACGGAATCTTCGATGCTCCCGGGCCGGCAGCCAACAAGGAGATATGGATGAAGCGGCTTATTAGCGAGCTGGAAACGGATGATCCGCAGGAGATTGCCGATCTTCTCCTAGAGACCGTCATCCGTCATGCCAGCGGTCATATCGATGACGACATGACCGTCGTCGTGACGCGCGTAGCCCGCCATCAGCCGCAATGGGCGACACTGCACTGGAATGGGCATGACCGTAGGGAGCGGCCGCTGACGGTCAGTTAATCTCTCGGCCGCGGCTTCCTGCTTTCCGCCCTCCGTATGGCCAGCGGGGTGTAAACTCTCTTTTCATTGGAAATACTAGAATGAGGTAGTTCAAAAAGCCACTTTTGATCACGAAGAGAATCGGGAAGTAACTCGGCATCGAATTGCGCTGCTTCTTACCAAGTTTTGCGGAGCAAAACTCGCATCGGAAGCATAAGCTTCGAGTTCTTGCATCCTTCTCGGTGCTGACAACCGGTCTTTTTGAACTCGCACTCGTACTAGATTCGGTGAAGAGAGGATGTGCGGATATCGCCATGAAGCAAATTCTATTGATAACCGACGGCTGCTCCAATGTGGGCGTTCAGCCTGCCGTTGCTGCTGCAGAAGCGCGGGAGCGGGGCATCTCGGTTAATGTTGTCGGCATTGTGGATTACGGAACGATAGGTGAGCTTGGAGCGCGGGAGATTGACGAGATTGCCCGTGCCGGAGGAGGGATAAGCCGCATCGTCCAGTCGCACCAGCTGTCGCAGACGGTGCAGATGATGACGCGCAAGACGGTTGTGCAGACGATTCATCAGGCCGTGAACAAGGAGCTGCGTCAAATTTTCGGAGCCGAGCAGAACGTCGAATTCGAGACCCTTCCGCCGGAGCAGCGTTCGGAAGTGGTGCGCGTCATGGACGAGCTGAGCGAGAACTCGCCGCTGCGCGTCGCCCTGCTCATCGATGCGAGCGCGAGCATGAAGCCGAAGCTCCCGGCTGTAGAGGAGGCGATACGGGATCTGATGCTAAGCCTGCAGGCCAGAACGGGCAAAAGCGAGTTGAGCGTGTTCCATTTCCCGGGGCCTTACGGGGGAGAAGAGGCCGTTATGGACATGGAATGGACCGACGATATCAGCCGCGCGAAGCGCTTGTTCCAGCGGTTGAACATGCGGGGAACGACACCGACGGGACCTGCGCTCTTGAAAGTGATCGACTATTATCAATATGATGGAGGCAAGGCGAATCAGGAATGCGACCTGGCGTCGTACGCCTCAGATGGAACAGGAACGGATGGGATGTGGAGTGACTACATCGTGTAACATGGAGAACGAACAGCATCATGCGCAGGCAGCGGCGCTTCGCGTCGAGGCGGGAACCGTGCTGCAGGGAGTGTGGAACGGGCGTGTCTACCGAATTGAGCGACGGCTTGGCCGCGGGGCCAACGGAGTCGTGTATTTGGTGACCCATTTTCCGACTGCAGCGCAGGCGCGCGGAGGACGGATCGCTGCCTATGCACTTAAGATGGGAATGAACTCCGTCGATCTCCAGTCCGAAATTAACGCGCTGCGGACATGGGAGAAGGGAAGGCAAGCGGAGGCGGGGCGCACGGGCCGTCACCATGCGCGGCCATTTCTCGTCGATAACGATGATTGTGATCTGCACGGCAAGCGCATCCCCTTCTATGTGATGAGATATGTTCCGGGGGTGAGTCTCCGCAAGTTCATATATAAGCATGGGCCGGATTGGTATGGCGTCGTGGGAGGACGCTTGCTGGAAAAGCTCAGGCAGCTGCACCGGCAGGGGCTTGTCTTCGGCGATCTGAAGGCGGAGAACGTGCTGGTGAACGATAACGGAGAGGTGGAGTTGATCGATTACGGGGGTCTGACCTCTACCGGGAAAAGCGTAAAACAATTCACGGAATTGTATGACCGGGGGTATTGGCACGCCGGATCGCGCACAGCCGACTTCCGGTATGATCTGTTCTCGTTCGCGGTCATGACGGTTCAGATGATGGCCGAACGGGAGCTTCGGGAACGGATCAAGACAACGCTCCCGCAGACGCGCGACATCAAGGATCTAATCGATATCGCCCGGAATCATCCCCGGGTGCGACCGTATGAGCCCTGGCTGGCACCGGCCTTGCGCGGGGAATTCGCTTCCCCGGAGGAGGCATGCCGTCTGTGGCATGAACAGACACGGAAGCGGCATCGCTCCGGCAAACCGCTCAACCGCCCCACGCCGTTGTGGCTGAAGTGGTTTTTTGCCGTGTCCGTGCTGCTGTTGGCCGTGAGCGTCGCTTTTTGGGCATGGGGTTTCGATTAATAGGACATATTGTGTTATATTGAATTTATACATAGTACTTACGTTTATCACGCAGGTCTTCTTCATACATAAGGAATCAGAGTCTTGGACATGGCATGTCCGGGGAAGAGGAGTCTGCGGCAGCAGGACATAATGGAAGGAATCGGGGATGGACATGACGGAACCGGGCAGGCATGCGGGCAATGACAGCGAATATGCGTGGCGGCAATGGACGGAGAAGCTGCGGGACACCGTAGAGCGGCATCGGCTATGGAACGATGGCGACCGCATCGTGATCGCGGTATCGGGCGGACCGGATTCCATGCTGCTGCTGCATGCCATCGCAGCCCTGACCGGACATCTTCCGGGAAGCGGACGGATGATCATCGCCCACGTGCATCACGGCTTCCGCCTGGAGGAGTCGGACGAAGAAGCGCGGTTCGTCGAGCGGGAAGCGGAGCGGCTCGGGATCAGACTCGCGATGAAGCGCGTGGACGCTCCGGGCTGGGCGGCGGAGCATAAGATGAATGCCCAAGCGGCCGCGCGGCAGCTCCGCTATGACTTCCTGAAGGAAGTCGCCGCTCGCGAGCAGGCGCAGGTAATCGCATTGGCGCATCATGCCGATGATCAGGCAGAGACCGTGCTGATGCGGCTGCTGCGCGGAACCGGCAGCACGGGGCTGTCGGGGATGGCCTGGAAGCGGGAGGCGGACGGCTTCTCCTTCGTCCGGCCCCTGCTGGGTGTCCGCAAGGCGGAATTGCTGGAGTGGTGCCGCTTGCGAGGCATTGCCTACGTGACGGACAGCAGCAATGCGAAGACCGATTACTTGCGCAACCGGGTCCGGCTGGACGTTATGCCGCGGCTTGAGCAGGAGAATCCGGGCCTGGTCGCTTCCCTGTGCCGCACGGCCGATGTGTTGCGGGAAGAGAATGATTGGATGGAGGAACAGGCGCGGCAGTTGTTTCAACGCGTGGTGAAGACCGTACAGGATGGAGAAGACGCTCCAATGGAATCACCGCCGCCGGACGGCGTCGTTCTTGATCGATGGGCGCTTCTTCAAGCACATGTCGCTTTACAACGCAGGTTGATTAAACTAATATTAAACTATCTCACGCGGGAAGCGGAACAAGCTGATTTCGACACGGTTGAGGCGCTGCGGAATGCGGCGATCCGGGAACAGCCATCCACATGGAAGACGGATGCGGCCCCCGGCGTCGAATTCCGGAGAGAATACGACCGCTTGCTATGGCTGCGCCAACCCATCGTTCAGGCGAAGAACGGGCCGGATATGCTGGATCTGACGATAGATCGTACATATGAATCGGGAAGTCTCCCGATACCGTCGAATAGCAGTACGCTGAATTGGGTTATAGAGTGCGATAGCCGCTCTTCCGTCACGCAGGAAGCGGCGCATCAAGCCGCATCCGGAAGAACGCGGGTCCCCTCGGGACAGGTGGAAGCGCTGTTCGATGCGGAGCAATTGTGCTGGCCGCTGCGTGTCCGATACCGCCGCGACGGCGATCGAATGCGTATTTTAGGGTTAAATGGCAGCAAAAAGGTGCAAGATATGTTCGTCGATGCCAAAATTGCGCCCTCGCTTCGCGGCACCGTCCCCATCGTGACGGATGCCAACGGGCAGATCTTGTGGGTTCCGGGCGTGCGGCGTTCGGATGCCGCGCTGGTCGGGCCCTCTACAGACCGTGTCCTGCGGCTGGAGCTGGAAGGCGGTACGCATATTCCGGCGCAGCAGCGATCATGCTCTGCCCAACCTAACCGCATGATGTAATCACGTTCATGTAAGTTTTCAGTATTCACTCTAGGAGGGGCCCATCATTGTATAACGACATTGAAAAGGTAATTATCAGCGAGGAGCAAATTCAGGCGAAGGTCCAGGAACTGGGTGCTCAGATCAGCCGCGAGTATGAAGGGAAATGCCCGCTGGTCATCTGTGTCCTCAAAGGCGCATTCGTCTTCATGGCCGATCTGGTCAAGCAAATTACCGTACCGTTGGAATTGGACTTCATGGCGGTATCCAGCTATGGAGCTTCCACGAAGTCTTCCGGTGTCGTCCGGATTATGAAAGATTTGGATGTATCCGTGGAAGGCCGGGATGTGCTCATTGTTGAAGACATTATAGATACCGGCTTGACGCTCAGCTACCTGATTGAAGTGCTTCAAGGACGCAAGGCGAATTCCATTCGCCTCGTGACGCTGTTCGATAAGCCGGCGCGCCGCACCGTTAATCTGGAAGCGGACTACAAAGGATTCGTGCTTCCTGACGAATTCATCGTCGGCTACGGCTTGGATTATGCCGAACGTTACCGCAACCTTCCATATATAGGCGTGTTGAAGCCAACGATTTACTCGAATGAAGCTAAGTAAGACACCCGCCTTACACGCTTGCTGGTCAAGTTGTGATGGCATTACGTGCTATGATACAATAATTTCGTGTCCTTGAGAGGAGGTTGGGGATGAATCGGTTCATCAAGAATTCTGGTTTTTATCTGATTCTTTTTTTGGTCGTGGTAGGATTTGTCCAGTTCATCGGCAACGGCAATGAAGCCACGGACACTCCGAGATATGACCAGTTCCGCAAAGAGCTTTCGGCTAACAATATAGAAGAAATGACGGTTCAATATGAAGGTCGGGCTTATTTGGTCATCGGGAAATATAGAAAGATTCCAGAAGGGGCGAAATCCCAGCAGTTCGTAACGTATATTCCGGATAGTAATCCGGCCGTCGAAGAGTTAATGAACGCAGGGGATAATCAGCAAGAACTGAAGATTAATTGGAAAAAGATGGAGGAACAAAGCCTCTGGCTGACGTTTCTGACGTCGATTATTCCATTTATCATCATGTTCATCCTGTTCTTCTTCTTCTTTAATCAAGCGCAGGGCGGCGGCGGCAAGGTAATGAACTTCGGCAAGAGCCGTGCACGCTTGTATAATGAAGAGAAGAAGCGCGTTACCTTTGAAGACGTCGCAGGTGCGGATGAAGAGAAGCAAGAGCTGGTGGAGGTTGTCGAGTTCCTGAAGGATCCGCGCAAGTTCGCAGCCCTTGGCGCGCGCATTCCGAAGGGCGTGCTGCTGAACGGCCCTCCGGGTACCGGTAAGACGTTGCTGGCCCGTGCCGTTGCAGGGGA
Proteins encoded in this region:
- the spoIIE gene encoding stage II sporulation protein E, yielding MSKTKVIPFPKKGWQSGGQGESEWGLPHNRWRLERFKRVLGTRKWTFMFVLIGFLLGRAMILNELFPFAAAFFAVVYFTRRELATWVGTALLAGSLFAPEQISLMMGMQLLLIVLMHRGLKAYERTDMNMAPIIVFAATLLVKLFVTFMSTDLTWYALVMDMTDAVLGLVLTLVFIQALPVLTMSKRNYTLRVEEMICLMILLASIMTGAVGWTVQSLQLDHIISRYFVLLFALVGGAPLGASVGVVLGLILGLAEPNSLTQMSVLAFAGLLAGLLKDGKRWVVAFGMLLGTAILSVYLGPPSEVMASTWETIAAAALFLLTPKSICATLAKYVPGTNEHTKSQHEYAKRMRDLTAERVTQFSEVFRQLSSSFKQTAHTGDPPTVGEERNRMIESVTAATCLGCPRQQACWNHKSVQTMTMMNQMMSKVEQDTEIVSYKEKQLPQTWRSHCMKAPKVLALMREHTIRRALDEHWQKQILDSRHFVADQLAGVSQVMDDLAQEIRREGRELFMQEEQIRQAMEELGLSVHRVDILSLDAGRIEIEMIHSFTDGYDECRKLIAPLLSDILGEHIAVREERLTGTEGHGMVTFVSAKAFEVETGMAGAAKGGDMLSGDSFSTLELGSGKYAVALSDGMGNGERARMESSTALKLLSQFLQSGIDEKLAIQSVNQVLTLRSPDEIYATVDMAIIDLYSAKTTFMKSGSTPSFIKSGKDVRLVSGSNLPIGIIQDIDFELIDSALQPGDILIMMTDGIFDAPGPAANKEIWMKRLISELETDDPQEIADLLLETVIRHASGHIDDDMTVVVTRVARHQPQWATLHWNGHDRRERPLTVS
- a CDS encoding vWA domain-containing protein, whose amino-acid sequence is MKQILLITDGCSNVGVQPAVAAAEARERGISVNVVGIVDYGTIGELGAREIDEIARAGGGISRIVQSHQLSQTVQMMTRKTVVQTIHQAVNKELRQIFGAEQNVEFETLPPEQRSEVVRVMDELSENSPLRVALLIDASASMKPKLPAVEEAIRDLMLSLQARTGKSELSVFHFPGPYGGEEAVMDMEWTDDISRAKRLFQRLNMRGTTPTGPALLKVIDYYQYDGGKANQECDLASYASDGTGTDGMWSDYIV
- a CDS encoding protein kinase domain-containing protein, which codes for MENEQHHAQAAALRVEAGTVLQGVWNGRVYRIERRLGRGANGVVYLVTHFPTAAQARGGRIAAYALKMGMNSVDLQSEINALRTWEKGRQAEAGRTGRHHARPFLVDNDDCDLHGKRIPFYVMRYVPGVSLRKFIYKHGPDWYGVVGGRLLEKLRQLHRQGLVFGDLKAENVLVNDNGEVELIDYGGLTSTGKSVKQFTELYDRGYWHAGSRTADFRYDLFSFAVMTVQMMAERELRERIKTTLPQTRDIKDLIDIARNHPRVRPYEPWLAPALRGEFASPEEACRLWHEQTRKRHRSGKPLNRPTPLWLKWFFAVSVLLLAVSVAFWAWGFD
- the tilS gene encoding tRNA lysidine(34) synthetase TilS, with the translated sequence MDMTEPGRHAGNDSEYAWRQWTEKLRDTVERHRLWNDGDRIVIAVSGGPDSMLLLHAIAALTGHLPGSGRMIIAHVHHGFRLEESDEEARFVEREAERLGIRLAMKRVDAPGWAAEHKMNAQAAARQLRYDFLKEVAAREQAQVIALAHHADDQAETVLMRLLRGTGSTGLSGMAWKREADGFSFVRPLLGVRKAELLEWCRLRGIAYVTDSSNAKTDYLRNRVRLDVMPRLEQENPGLVASLCRTADVLREENDWMEEQARQLFQRVVKTVQDGEDAPMESPPPDGVVLDRWALLQAHVALQRRLIKLILNYLTREAEQADFDTVEALRNAAIREQPSTWKTDAAPGVEFRREYDRLLWLRQPIVQAKNGPDMLDLTIDRTYESGSLPIPSNSSTLNWVIECDSRSSVTQEAAHQAASGRTRVPSGQVEALFDAEQLCWPLRVRYRRDGDRMRILGLNGSKKVQDMFVDAKIAPSLRGTVPIVTDANGQILWVPGVRRSDAALVGPSTDRVLRLELEGGTHIPAQQRSCSAQPNRMM
- the hpt gene encoding hypoxanthine phosphoribosyltransferase, with the protein product MYNDIEKVIISEEQIQAKVQELGAQISREYEGKCPLVICVLKGAFVFMADLVKQITVPLELDFMAVSSYGASTKSSGVVRIMKDLDVSVEGRDVLIVEDIIDTGLTLSYLIEVLQGRKANSIRLVTLFDKPARRTVNLEADYKGFVLPDEFIVGYGLDYAERYRNLPYIGVLKPTIYSNEAK